The nucleotide sequence GCAACACTTTTGAAGCTCGTGGCTATACCGCATGGGACCCTACCAGTCCGGCTTTTGTTTACGATACGACACTTTGTATACCCACGATATTTGTTTCGTATACCGGTGAAGCCTTAGATAATAAGGCGCCACTTTTGCGCGCCCTTAATGCCATAGATGAGGCGGCAACTGCCGTAGCAAAATATTTTGATAAAACCGTGGTCAAGGTAAACGCTACCTTGGGCTGGGAGCAAGAATATTTCTTGGTCGATAAGGCATTGGCCCATTCACGTAGCGATATAAGTCTGACGGGGAGAACCTTGGTAGGGCATTCGGCCGCAAAGGGACAACAACTTGATGACCATTATTTTGGGGTAATACCCTTGAGGGCCATTAATTTTATGAAGGAACTCGAGCTGGAATGTATGCGCCTGGGTATTCCTGTTAAAACAAGGCATAACGAAGTGGCGCCGAACCAATTTGAATTGGCCCCTGTTTTTGAAGAGGCTAATTTGGCGGTAGATCATAACTTGCTCTTGATGGATGTCATGGACCGCATTGCGGATAGGCACAACCTTAAAGTGCTCTTTCATGAAAAACCCTTTGCCGGCATCAATGGTTCGGGTAAGCATAATAACTGGTCGTTGGCGACCGATACGGGCGTGAATTTGTTGAGTCCGGGGTCTACGCCCATGAAGAACCTTCAGTTTTTGACCTTCTTTATCAATACCATTAAGGCGGTAGATACCTATGAGGAGCTGTTGCGTTCGTCTATAGCTTCGGCCAGCAATGACCATAGGTTGGGCGCCAATGAAGCGCCTCCGGCAATCTTGTCGATATTCGTTGGTAAGCAGTTGGGTAATGTGTTGGATGAATTGGAGGGTGTTTCCAAAGGAAAGTTGTCCCCTGAGGAAAAAACTGAGCTCAAATTGAACGTAGTGGGTAAAATACCCGAAATTCTACTTGATAATACGGATCGCAACCGGACTTCCCCCTTTGCCTTTACCGGAAACAAATTTGAAATGCGGGGCGTAGGTTCAAAAACGAACTGTGCCAAACCGATGACCATTTTGAACACTATAGTGGCCAAGCAGCTGCGGGAGTTTAAAAAAGAGGTAGATGCACTTGTCGATAAAAAGAGCCTTAAAAAGGATGAGGCCGTATTCAATGTTTTGCGGGAGTATATCAAGACTTCAAAACGTATTCGTTTTGATGGTGATGGTTATAGCGAAGATTGGCAAAAAGAAGCGGAACGCAGAAAACTCAGCAACAATAAAACCACTCCGGCCGCCCTTCAGGTGCTGACCTCAAAGCAAAGCTTGGAACTCTTTGCCTCTATGGGGGTGATGAGCGAAAAAGAGGTCACCGCAAGGCAAGAGGTAGAGCTTGAAGCCTATATCTTGCATATACAGATAGAGGGTAGGGTGTTGAACGAATTGGTCTATAGCCATATTATCCCATCGGTAATAGAATATCAGAACATCTTGATCAAGAATGTATTGGGGCTCAAGGAGATCTATGGGGCTGCCCATCGAAAACTGACCGATGGTCAATCGGGTATTATAGAGCAGATCGCCGAGCATATTACCGAACTTAAAAAACAGGTAGATGCGATGACGGATGCCCGTAGAAAAGCCAATAAATTGACCGATACCCAAAAAAAGGCCTTTGCGTACAGTGACGATGTCAAGCCGTATTTTGAAAAAATAAGAATGCATTGTGATAAGCTGGAAATGCTTGTGGATAACCGTTATTGGCCCTTGGTCAAGTATCGGGAGTTGTTGTCTATCAAGTAGTGATGGTTTGTATGTTGGCTTGCCCGTAAATTAGGTAAAAGACCTTATTACTGGTCAAAGTGATGTAAGGCAGTGGTGAAAAGGTATACTAAGTAAAGAATATCTAAAATATTCTATAGATGCATAGTACCTTAAAAAAATATCTTTTCACCCTGCTTTTTTTGTTTTCTGTTTCTCTTTTCTCCCAAGGAGCGTGGACAAAGGCAAAAAACAAAGCCTACGTTCAGTTATCGTATTATAACATAGCTGCTTATTCGGGTGTTTACGGAAACCCCGATTATAGGACCGAGCGAAAAATCACCGATAACACCCTTCAACTTTTTGGGGAATACGGTATTTCCGATAAGACGACGGTGCTCTTGAGTCTGCCGATTAAAATGATCAAAGCTGGCGATGTGGTGTCATCTACAGCTGGTGTGCCCATTACTTCTGATGGTTCTGAAACGGCCTTGGGTAATTTGGTCCTTGGTGTAAAACATCAACTTTATAATAAGAAGTGGGTGATTTCCGGACAGCTTAATTTTGAGGCCAATACCGGAAGCTATTTTGAGGCATCCGGACTTAGAAGTGGTTATGATACATTTACATTATCTCCAAAACTGAATATTGGTAGAGGTTATGATAATTTCTTTGTTCAGGCATCTACAGGTGTTGATATTCGTTTTAATGACTATAGTTCAAATTTTAGAGCTAGCGCTGAAGCTGGTGTAAAACCCATAAAACGACTTTGGATCATTGGTTTTCTTGACTTTTCAACTTCTTTTGAAAACGGAGAGGTTATACTTCCGGCAGCTAATTTGGCCACAGGGTTGTATCTTAATGATCAAGCATATGTTGCTTATGGCATAAAGGGTATAGTTGAAATTACCGAAAAGTTTGGAGTGCTAGCTAACTACACTTCGGCAATTTCAGGAACTAATGTGCCTAAAAGAGCGGTTTTGGGCGGAGGGATTTATCACAAATTTTAATCTACTTGAGAACTTTTAGAAAGTTTTTTTTGTCAAGCGATGATTATTCGGTGAATACCTTATTTTTGCCAAAAAGCCGTAATAATGAGTTCATCTACCAGTGAAAGATACAG is from Zobellia galactanivorans and encodes:
- a CDS encoding glutamine synthetase III family protein, with the protein product MSRQRFDAMTESRKRERVGVEEKGRRSELFGNNVFNKERMLQYLTKDALESVQGAIFSGSKIDRKIADQVAEAMKTWAIEMGATHYTHWFQPLTGATAEKHDAFFDLMSDGRALEKFGGGQLVQQEPDASSFPSGGIRNTFEARGYTAWDPTSPAFVYDTTLCIPTIFVSYTGEALDNKAPLLRALNAIDEAATAVAKYFDKTVVKVNATLGWEQEYFLVDKALAHSRSDISLTGRTLVGHSAAKGQQLDDHYFGVIPLRAINFMKELELECMRLGIPVKTRHNEVAPNQFELAPVFEEANLAVDHNLLLMDVMDRIADRHNLKVLFHEKPFAGINGSGKHNNWSLATDTGVNLLSPGSTPMKNLQFLTFFINTIKAVDTYEELLRSSIASASNDHRLGANEAPPAILSIFVGKQLGNVLDELEGVSKGKLSPEEKTELKLNVVGKIPEILLDNTDRNRTSPFAFTGNKFEMRGVGSKTNCAKPMTILNTIVAKQLREFKKEVDALVDKKSLKKDEAVFNVLREYIKTSKRIRFDGDGYSEDWQKEAERRKLSNNKTTPAALQVLTSKQSLELFASMGVMSEKEVTARQEVELEAYILHIQIEGRVLNELVYSHIIPSVIEYQNILIKNVLGLKEIYGAAHRKLTDGQSGIIEQIAEHITELKKQVDAMTDARRKANKLTDTQKKAFAYSDDVKPYFEKIRMHCDKLEMLVDNRYWPLVKYRELLSIK